From Oryza sativa Japonica Group chromosome 4, ASM3414082v1, one genomic window encodes:
- the LOC112938782 gene encoding uncharacterized protein, whose amino-acid sequence MAARSQTLQGLDLLQNGVQNQEIDIPRNDQYVEEQNISNENWCTNCHEYLLGSYLGTLVRKPHLAPLNILKWNDKIFIRIYHQKMITEVKRKFAIDGRAKSWLLHQLDGKWRQYKGKLKGKYYKPNLPMERVLQTVPNTVDESRWPTLVSYWYSKDSKKISDRNQENALKHPHTLGRKSFTRKRKELEVNGVEVDRETFFDECHKTKDGRYVTDATQEKMNEVYMKLAEKRVDSQQLTEADFEQAMLDMFGKDHSGRVREKYPEDNLLARLPPSLTRLIPTSEVNQNQEVQAPNTAPSPSQRASSQPSTEEE is encoded by the exons ATGGCTGCGAGGTCCCAGACACTACAGGGCTTGGATCTTTTGCAGAATGGAGTGCAAAATCAAGAAATAGATATACCAAGGAATGATCAGTATGTTGAAGAACAGAACATATCAAATGAGAATTGGTGCACAAACTGCCATGAGTATC TTCTTGGATCCTATTTAGGAACATTAGTCAGGAAGCCACATCTAGCTCCACTGAATATTCTAAAATGGAATGACAAAATTTTTATAAGAATATATCATCAAAAAATGATTACTGAAGTTAAG AGAAAGTTTGCAATTGATGGGAGAGCTAAGAGTTGGCTTCTCCATCAGTTAGATGGTAAATGGAGGCAATACAAGGGAAAACTGAAAGGAAAATATTACAAGCCTAACTTACCTATGGAACGAGTATTGCAAACGGTGCCCAACACTGTTGATGAATCTCGATGGCCTACACTAGTTTCCTACTGGTACTCAAAGGACTCTAAG AAAATCAGTGACAGAAACCAAGAGAATGCACTCAAGCATCCACACACTTTAGGAAGAAAGAGTTTTacaagaaagagaaaagaactG GAAGTTAATGGGGTGGAGGTGGACCGAGAAACCTTCTTTGATGAATGCCATAAGACAAAAGATGGTAGATATGTTACTGATGCTACTCAAGAAAAAATG AATGAGGTATACATGAAATTGGCTGAGAAAAGAGTAGATAGTCAACAACTCACTGAAGCTGATTTTGAACAAGCTATGTTAGATATGTTTGGAAAGGATCATAGTGGTAGAGTTAGAG AGAAATATCCCGAGGACAATTTGTTGGCTAGGCTGCCACCATCCCTTACTAGGCTCATCCCAACAAGTGAG GTTAATCAAAACCAAGAAGTTCAGGCACCAAATACTGCGCCATCTCCCAGTCAGAGAGCATCTTCTCAGCCTTCAACTGAAGAAGAGTGA